The following are encoded in a window of Sporosarcina luteola genomic DNA:
- a CDS encoding MATE family efflux transporter: MAAVAANGPGKKLNLFRLTWPIFLEIFLFMLMGLADTFMLSALSDDAVSGVGAANQYVMIAILVLEVVGNGAAIVVSQYLGSRRYIEASKISAIAVSLNLLVGLGISGVFILFTSRMMNAMNLQGDVLAHAEAYLIIVGGGIFLQAVINSLAAVIRVHGFTKQTMFVSLGMNIIHVIGNYALIFGKFGMPALGVQGAAISSVGSRVIAMFVFIWLLYRVLEYRIEFRYYITWSKEYVKKILNIGLPSAFEQILYQACQIIFLYYVTFLGTEALAARQYATNISMFSYLFALAIGLGTSIIVGRLVGSGEKDEVYRQVWASLKRALVCTVVLVALVMTFRYPLMRLFTENEQIIQLGASVLLLSCLLETGRTFNMVIINSLRASGDAKFPVMMGAISMVMMSLPVGYFFVFVLDLGLVGVWLAVIMDEWVRAIVMSLRWKSRAWERYALVEPVSEIEPKPETV, encoded by the coding sequence ATGGCAGCAGTTGCAGCCAACGGCCCGGGGAAGAAACTTAATTTGTTTCGTCTGACGTGGCCGATTTTTCTTGAAATATTTTTGTTCATGTTGATGGGGTTGGCGGATACATTCATGTTGAGTGCGTTATCCGATGACGCAGTATCCGGCGTCGGGGCGGCGAATCAATACGTGATGATTGCCATTCTCGTTCTGGAGGTTGTCGGAAACGGTGCGGCAATCGTTGTTTCACAATATTTAGGTTCAAGGCGTTATATTGAAGCATCGAAGATTTCAGCAATCGCTGTGTCCTTGAATCTACTTGTCGGATTAGGAATTAGTGGTGTGTTCATTCTATTCACAAGCCGCATGATGAATGCGATGAATTTGCAGGGTGATGTCCTTGCCCATGCGGAAGCCTATTTGATTATCGTCGGCGGAGGGATTTTCCTGCAGGCTGTCATCAATTCGCTCGCGGCAGTCATTCGTGTGCACGGGTTTACGAAACAGACGATGTTCGTTTCGCTCGGCATGAACATTATCCACGTCATCGGGAACTATGCGCTCATTTTCGGGAAGTTCGGGATGCCTGCTTTAGGCGTACAAGGGGCAGCGATTTCATCTGTCGGCAGCCGGGTGATTGCAATGTTCGTCTTTATTTGGCTGCTGTATCGGGTGCTTGAATACCGCATTGAATTCCGTTATTACATTACATGGTCGAAGGAATATGTTAAAAAGATTTTGAATATCGGGCTCCCTTCAGCATTCGAACAGATTCTGTACCAGGCGTGCCAAATCATCTTCCTTTACTACGTCACTTTCCTTGGAACGGAGGCGCTTGCCGCGAGACAATATGCGACGAACATTTCGATGTTCAGCTATTTGTTTGCGCTAGCGATTGGTCTAGGGACATCGATCATCGTCGGCCGGCTCGTCGGAAGCGGCGAAAAAGATGAAGTATACCGGCAAGTTTGGGCATCTCTTAAGCGTGCGCTCGTCTGTACGGTTGTGTTGGTGGCGCTCGTCATGACGTTCCGTTATCCACTCATGCGCCTGTTCACTGAAAATGAGCAGATCATCCAGCTTGGTGCTTCTGTCTTGCTGTTATCATGTTTACTCGAAACCGGCCGGACGTTCAATATGGTTATCATCAATTCGCTCCGGGCATCGGGCGACGCGAAATTCCCTGTTATGATGGGGGCGATCTCGATGGTCATGATGAGTCTTCCGGTCGGCTATTTCTTTGTGTTCGTCCTTGACCTCGGACTTGTCGGCGTATGGCTCGCCGTCATCATGGATGAATGGGTGCGCGCGATTGTCATGTCGCTCCGATGGAAAAGCAGGGCGTGGGAAAGGTACGCGCTTGTTGAACCTGTATCTGAAATCGAACCGAAACCGGAAACTGTTTGA
- a CDS encoding DUF2268 domain-containing protein, whose translation MTVVRTDKWIEESAGDPSEVCANLSQYFPTGTVSDIHHHLTMFGMYLSAKQGRALTKKLQSNNVWDISAKEFGLLRSKWKGPSVPVFIFPSDSYNKVLAREFKGKSGLAYADKIFLFISPNNTETEIKAILTHEYNHVCRLNMFPKREEDCTLLDTIILEGLAEVAVAERFGEDFTSSWTSLYSERQLARFWKEVVYPNRNHLKESKIHDKVLYGLSRYPHMAGYAVGYYVVRNFLKGTDFHVVDLLTRPSTEIAQL comes from the coding sequence ATGACTGTCGTTCGGACTGACAAATGGATTGAAGAATCGGCTGGAGATCCATCCGAAGTTTGCGCGAACTTATCCCAGTACTTCCCAACTGGTACCGTCTCTGATATCCATCATCATTTAACGATGTTCGGCATGTACCTCTCCGCAAAACAAGGGAGAGCGCTAACGAAGAAGCTGCAATCGAATAACGTATGGGATATTTCCGCAAAGGAATTTGGGCTGTTGCGCAGCAAATGGAAAGGGCCATCCGTTCCCGTCTTCATCTTCCCGTCGGATTCATATAACAAAGTGTTGGCTCGCGAATTCAAAGGAAAGTCCGGGTTAGCTTATGCAGATAAAATCTTTTTATTTATTTCACCCAACAATACGGAAACTGAAATAAAGGCGATATTGACACATGAATACAACCATGTATGCCGGCTTAATATGTTTCCCAAGCGAGAAGAGGACTGTACGCTGTTAGATACAATCATCCTGGAGGGGCTGGCGGAAGTTGCAGTTGCGGAACGATTCGGCGAGGATTTCACCTCTTCCTGGACTTCACTTTATTCAGAGAGACAGTTGGCGAGGTTCTGGAAAGAAGTCGTCTATCCGAATAGGAATCACCTCAAAGAGAGCAAAATCCATGATAAAGTTCTTTATGGTTTGAGCCGCTATCCACATATGGCAGGTTACGCTGTCGGCTATTATGTCGTCCGGAACTTCTTAAAGGGTACGGACTTCCATGTCGTTGACTTATTGACCCGCCCATCAACAGAGATTGCACAACTATAA
- the cysK gene encoding cysteine synthase A produces the protein MRVVNNIAELIGDTPMVRLNRLPDQQGADVYVKLEYFNPSRSVKDRAAYNMIIEAEKAGLLQPGDTIIEPTSGNTGIGIAMSAAARGYKTIIVMPDSSTLERINILKAYGATVVLTPSDLKMPGAIQKAEEIAAGIQNSFIPMQFENEANPDIHRHTTGPEIIRAMESLNRKLTAFVCTAGTGGTVTGTGEYLKEYNSTVTVHIAEPAGSPVLSGGKPGKHKLVGTSPGFIPSILNTSVYDEIFKIEDEDAYQTVRELAAREGLLLGPSGGASVYAAMQVAKRLTPDDTVVCIAPDNGERYLSSDLFDYEGEE, from the coding sequence TTGCGAGTAGTGAATAATATAGCCGAACTGATCGGTGACACGCCTATGGTAAGGTTGAATCGTCTTCCCGATCAACAGGGTGCAGACGTCTATGTGAAACTTGAATATTTTAATCCGAGCAGAAGCGTCAAAGACAGGGCGGCATACAATATGATAATCGAAGCGGAAAAGGCAGGTTTATTACAACCCGGGGATACAATCATTGAACCGACATCCGGAAACACAGGAATCGGAATCGCGATGAGCGCCGCGGCAAGAGGATATAAGACGATCATCGTCATGCCGGATTCTTCAACACTCGAGCGGATCAACATTTTAAAAGCATACGGTGCAACGGTTGTGTTGACACCGAGTGATTTAAAAATGCCGGGAGCCATTCAAAAGGCGGAGGAAATTGCGGCGGGAATTCAGAACAGCTTCATTCCAATGCAATTTGAAAATGAAGCGAACCCGGATATTCATCGGCATACAACAGGACCTGAAATCATTCGGGCGATGGAATCGTTGAACCGAAAACTGACCGCTTTCGTCTGTACGGCGGGAACTGGCGGCACCGTTACGGGAACCGGTGAATATTTGAAGGAATACAATAGCACGGTTACAGTGCATATAGCAGAACCGGCGGGGTCTCCCGTCCTATCCGGCGGAAAGCCAGGGAAGCACAAACTTGTCGGAACAAGTCCAGGGTTCATTCCATCGATATTAAATACATCCGTTTATGATGAGATTTTCAAGATTGAAGACGAGGACGCCTATCAAACGGTCCGTGAGTTGGCGGCGCGTGAAGGCTTGCTGCTAGGACCGAGCGGAGGGGCTTCCGTCTATGCGGCGATGCAAGTGGCGAAACGGTTGACCCCGGATGATACCGTCGTCTGCATTGCACCCGATAATGGTGAACGGTATTTGTCGAGTGATTTATTTGATTACGAAGGAGAGGAATAA
- a CDS encoding ABC transporter ATP-binding protein, protein MYVTIDGIEKSFLNDRNEHVQVLDHIDIDMEKGSFVSIVGPSGCGKSTLLYMIAGLEKADKGNIRIAGNEVKKPGPDRVVVFQEAGLFPWLTVLENVKYGLLLKKMPKQEAEEKAIDMLKMVHLSNYIHSYPHQLSGGMKQRVSIARALVMEPDILLMDEPFSALDEQTRMVLHKELIDIWKKTKVTIFFVTHNIREAVLLSEKVIVFGTRPGKVKEVIPVPTSTDGVLPDSVTLHTEQRILAILEEEIEKVLKEEMGDDYSFKTNHLHRNDSGDMGSHI, encoded by the coding sequence ATGTATGTAACAATCGATGGAATCGAGAAGAGTTTTCTCAATGATAGAAATGAGCATGTTCAAGTGCTCGACCATATTGATATCGATATGGAAAAAGGGAGCTTCGTCTCCATCGTCGGTCCTTCCGGATGCGGCAAATCGACGCTCCTCTATATGATTGCAGGCTTGGAGAAGGCGGATAAAGGCAACATCCGCATTGCCGGGAATGAAGTGAAGAAGCCTGGCCCCGACCGGGTTGTCGTTTTCCAAGAGGCTGGGCTTTTCCCATGGTTGACCGTTTTGGAAAATGTGAAGTATGGCTTGCTGCTGAAAAAGATGCCGAAACAAGAGGCCGAGGAAAAAGCGATCGACATGCTGAAAATGGTTCACCTGAGCAACTATATCCATTCCTATCCGCACCAACTATCGGGGGGAATGAAGCAAAGGGTATCCATTGCGAGGGCGTTAGTGATGGAACCGGATATTCTCCTGATGGATGAACCGTTCTCCGCGCTCGATGAACAGACGAGGATGGTGCTCCATAAAGAATTGATCGATATATGGAAGAAGACGAAAGTGACAATCTTTTTCGTTACGCACAATATCAGGGAAGCCGTTTTACTCTCGGAAAAAGTGATCGTGTTCGGCACACGTCCCGGAAAGGTGAAGGAAGTCATTCCTGTTCCGACATCGACGGACGGCGTGTTGCCCGATAGTGTGACATTGCATACGGAGCAACGGATTTTAGCTATTTTGGAAGAGGAAATCGAAAAGGTGTTAAAGGAGGAAATGGGTGATGACTACAGCTTTAAGACGAATCATCTTCATCGCAATGATAGCGGTGATATGGGAAGTCACATCTAG
- a CDS encoding ABC transporter permease gives MTTALRRIIFIAMIAVIWEVTSRLSVLPDFMFPRLTQVLETLFNGLVNGQIVAAIGKSMSRLLIGFAIAIVLGVVMGYLIWRYKLVEDTLGFLVTALQSIPSIVWFPLAIIWFGLNDFAILFIVTIGATWTMTVSATSGFRNVPTLYQRVAKTFGSTGLHFIRTVIMPASVPQLLSGLRIAWAFSWRALMAGELLGSGGGLGQLLETGRSLGQMDLVISVMIIIAVIGTIMDNVVFMRLERSVQKKWGLA, from the coding sequence ATGACTACAGCTTTAAGACGAATCATCTTCATCGCAATGATAGCGGTGATATGGGAAGTCACATCTAGACTTTCGGTGTTGCCGGATTTCATGTTTCCCCGACTGACACAAGTATTGGAGACACTTTTCAACGGCCTCGTGAACGGGCAGATTGTAGCGGCGATCGGCAAAAGCATGAGCCGGCTGCTGATCGGGTTTGCGATAGCAATCGTTTTAGGTGTCGTCATGGGCTATCTCATTTGGCGCTATAAGCTGGTCGAGGATACACTCGGCTTCCTCGTTACCGCGTTGCAGTCCATTCCGAGCATCGTCTGGTTTCCGCTCGCAATCATCTGGTTCGGATTGAATGATTTTGCGATCTTGTTCATCGTCACGATCGGTGCCACTTGGACGATGACCGTCAGTGCAACGAGTGGATTCCGAAATGTGCCGACCTTGTACCAACGGGTCGCCAAAACATTCGGTTCGACAGGGCTCCATTTCATTCGCACCGTCATTATGCCGGCCTCCGTTCCGCAATTGCTATCGGGCCTCCGCATTGCTTGGGCATTTTCATGGCGGGCATTGATGGCAGGGGAATTGCTTGGCTCTGGCGGAGGGCTGGGGCAATTGCTGGAAACAGGGCGTTCCCTCGGTCAAATGGATCTCGTCATTTCCGTGATGATCATCATTGCGGTGATCGGGACGATTATGGACAATGTCGTGTTTATGCGTTTGGAGCGTTCTGTTCAGAAAAAATGGGGTCTCGCATGA
- a CDS encoding ABC transporter substrate-binding protein codes for MKKSLIMTVLTVLVVGILSACGSSSSSGKTVKIGYFPNLTHIATIVALENGYFAEEFGDDVKIETKTVSNGGLFMEAMTTKSIDVGTVGPGPLLNFYVKNPTFRLISGAVNGGAVLVASEGGGVTELADLDGKKVAIPVIGSTQDVMLRKALKEVNLETTSNGGTVELFAAAPADTATLFVQNSVDAAATQEPWGNILETQANGKLILDWDEFAWGKESTNTVVAASDEFLKNKEFAKAYLKAHKRAVEFIQQNPEEAQSLVIKHIKDLTGKEINEKETAAAFAKLEVTTDVNEQVIQEMADISKEAGYVTSSDIKGMIDLSYLLGE; via the coding sequence ATGAAAAAGTCATTAATTATGACAGTGTTGACGGTTTTAGTAGTGGGGATCCTATCTGCATGCGGTTCGTCTTCGTCAAGCGGCAAGACAGTGAAAATCGGATACTTCCCGAATTTGACCCATATCGCTACGATTGTTGCGCTTGAAAACGGCTATTTCGCGGAGGAATTCGGGGACGATGTGAAGATCGAAACGAAAACGGTGAGCAACGGCGGTCTCTTCATGGAAGCAATGACGACGAAATCGATTGACGTCGGTACAGTCGGTCCTGGACCATTGCTGAATTTCTACGTGAAAAACCCGACATTCCGTTTGATCTCAGGAGCAGTGAACGGGGGAGCTGTGCTTGTCGCGAGTGAAGGCGGCGGCGTTACGGAGCTTGCCGATCTAGACGGCAAAAAAGTCGCCATCCCTGTCATCGGAAGCACGCAAGACGTCATGCTTCGAAAAGCGTTGAAAGAAGTGAATCTTGAAACGACATCGAACGGCGGCACGGTCGAATTATTCGCGGCGGCTCCGGCAGATACCGCTACATTATTTGTTCAAAACTCCGTAGATGCTGCGGCCACACAAGAACCGTGGGGAAATATCCTTGAAACGCAAGCGAACGGCAAGCTGATCCTCGACTGGGATGAATTTGCATGGGGGAAGGAATCCACGAACACAGTCGTAGCAGCAAGTGATGAGTTCTTGAAGAACAAAGAATTTGCCAAAGCGTATTTGAAAGCGCACAAGCGGGCAGTCGAGTTCATCCAGCAAAACCCGGAGGAAGCTCAAAGCTTGGTCATTAAGCATATTAAAGATTTGACGGGCAAGGAAATTAATGAAAAAGAGACAGCTGCTGCATTCGCGAAGCTTGAAGTTACAACCGATGTGAATGAGCAAGTCATCCAGGAAATGGCGGACATCAGCAAGGAAGCGGGCTATGTTACAAGCAGCGACATCAAGGGGATGATTGATCTCTCTTATTTGTTGGGAGAATGA
- a CDS encoding MFS transporter translates to MNFRVFIIAISTITVGLVELIVGGILPIIADDLNVSIGTAGQLITVYALVFAIAGPVLLSLTAKFERKKLYLFSMSVFFIGNILTYFSPTFTFLMIARIITALSAALLIVLSLTITARIVDVPHRAKALGYIFMGLSSSLVLGVPLGILITNAFGWRSVFLGIAVLSIGAFILISIFLETMERGDVLPLSAQIKALANKKIVFAHFAMMFMLAGHYTVYAYFTPFLETKLHLNQYWISICYFLFGIAAVGGGAFGGNLANWIGSKKSILVIIGAFAISLFALPYSTFSLPFFIVIMMVWGALSWALAPPLQDYIIQEDPVTSDINQSFNNSAIQVGIAVGSGIGGVVFGYTDSVTSMPTVGSGVVVLAFICAAVSISMATGKAKRMREA, encoded by the coding sequence ATGAACTTTAGAGTATTCATCATTGCCATTTCAACGATTACAGTCGGCCTCGTTGAATTGATTGTCGGTGGCATTTTGCCGATTATCGCGGATGATTTGAACGTTTCAATCGGAACTGCCGGGCAGCTCATAACGGTATACGCGCTCGTGTTTGCCATTGCCGGTCCGGTATTACTATCTTTGACCGCGAAATTCGAAAGGAAAAAGCTGTATTTGTTTTCAATGTCTGTCTTTTTCATCGGAAACATATTGACCTATTTCAGCCCTACTTTCACATTCTTAATGATCGCCCGTATCATCACCGCGTTGAGTGCGGCGCTTCTCATCGTCCTTTCCTTGACGATTACCGCGCGGATTGTCGATGTTCCTCATCGTGCAAAAGCGCTCGGTTATATTTTCATGGGGCTTAGTTCTTCCCTCGTATTAGGCGTTCCGCTCGGTATACTTATTACGAATGCATTCGGCTGGCGCAGCGTCTTTTTAGGGATTGCTGTCCTTTCAATCGGCGCATTCATTCTTATCTCCATATTCCTTGAGACAATGGAGAGGGGAGACGTTCTTCCGCTTTCCGCGCAAATCAAAGCACTGGCGAATAAAAAAATCGTCTTTGCCCACTTTGCGATGATGTTCATGTTGGCTGGCCATTATACGGTTTACGCCTACTTTACACCATTCTTGGAAACGAAACTGCACCTGAACCAATACTGGATCAGCATCTGCTATTTCCTATTTGGGATAGCGGCTGTTGGTGGCGGAGCATTCGGGGGCAATCTTGCTAACTGGATTGGATCGAAGAAGAGCATTCTCGTCATTATTGGCGCATTCGCAATCAGTCTTTTCGCATTGCCCTACTCGACATTCTCTTTACCGTTCTTCATTGTCATCATGATGGTTTGGGGTGCATTAAGCTGGGCTCTCGCGCCGCCGCTGCAGGATTATATTATCCAGGAAGATCCCGTTACATCTGATATCAATCAGAGCTTCAATAATTCTGCTATACAAGTCGGGATTGCAGTAGGGTCGGGAATTGGCGGGGTCGTTTTCGGTTATACCGATTCGGTAACAAGCATGCCGACTGTCGGCAGTGGAGTCGTCGTCTTGGCGTTCATATGTGCTGCCGTTTCTATATCTATGGCTACTGGGAAGGCAAAGCGTATGCGGGAAGCCTAA
- a CDS encoding ABC-F family ATP-binding cassette domain-containing protein: MSLLTVSNLSHGFGDRAIFDDVSFRLLQGEHIGLIGANGEGKSTFMNIITRKLEPDAGTVAWAKRVRVGYLDQHVVLQQGMSIRDVLRTAFQYLYDLEAEMNVLFAKMGEVDADELEKLLEETGQMQDELTNNDFYIIDSKVDEVANGLGLDEFGLERDVHDLSGGQRTKVLLGKLLLEKPDILLLDEPTNFLDVEHIEWLRTYLQNYENAFILISHDVPFLNSVINLIYHMENQQVTRYSGDYDEFLRVHEMKKQQVEAAFKKQQKEIANLKDFVARNKANAATSRMAMSRQKKLDKMDIIELDAEKPKPQFDFKLARTPGRYLFETKGLVIGYDEPLSRDLDLTMERGQKIALSGANGIGKTTLLRSILGEIPSLAGSVELGDHLEIGYFEQEMKTESNRTCLEEVWDEFPHFTQYEVRAALARCGLTTKHIESKVKVLSGGERAKVRLCKLINRETNLLVLDEPTNHLDVDAKAELKRALKEYKGSVLLISHEPDFYEGVVTDVWNGENWTTKMF; the protein is encoded by the coding sequence ATGAGTTTATTGACAGTAAGTAATTTAAGTCACGGGTTCGGGGATCGGGCGATTTTCGACGATGTGTCGTTCCGGTTATTGCAAGGCGAGCATATCGGACTGATCGGTGCGAACGGCGAGGGGAAATCGACGTTCATGAACATCATCACCCGGAAGCTTGAGCCGGATGCGGGAACAGTTGCGTGGGCGAAGCGGGTGCGGGTCGGTTATTTGGATCAGCATGTCGTGCTGCAGCAAGGGATGAGTATCCGTGATGTGCTCAGGACGGCGTTTCAATATCTCTATGATTTGGAAGCGGAAATGAATGTCCTGTTTGCGAAGATGGGTGAAGTCGACGCGGATGAGCTCGAGAAGCTGCTCGAGGAAACGGGGCAGATGCAGGATGAGCTGACGAATAACGACTTTTACATCATTGATTCGAAAGTCGATGAAGTGGCGAACGGACTAGGCTTGGATGAATTCGGGCTGGAGCGCGACGTCCATGATCTGAGCGGTGGGCAGCGTACGAAAGTGTTGCTCGGCAAGCTGCTCCTTGAAAAGCCGGATATCCTGCTCCTTGACGAGCCGACAAACTTTTTGGATGTCGAGCATATCGAGTGGTTGCGCACTTATTTGCAGAACTATGAGAATGCGTTCATCCTCATTTCGCATGATGTTCCGTTCCTGAACAGCGTAATTAACTTGATTTATCATATGGAAAATCAGCAGGTCACGCGGTACTCAGGGGATTACGATGAGTTTCTGCGTGTACATGAAATGAAGAAGCAACAAGTGGAAGCGGCTTTTAAAAAGCAGCAGAAGGAAATCGCCAACTTGAAGGACTTTGTTGCGCGCAATAAAGCGAATGCCGCGACGAGCCGTATGGCGATGTCACGTCAGAAGAAGCTCGACAAGATGGATATCATTGAACTCGATGCGGAAAAGCCGAAGCCGCAATTCGATTTCAAGCTTGCCCGTACACCGGGTCGTTATTTATTCGAAACGAAAGGTCTTGTCATCGGCTATGATGAGCCGCTGTCAAGGGATCTCGATCTGACGATGGAGCGCGGGCAGAAGATTGCGTTGTCAGGTGCGAACGGAATCGGGAAGACGACGCTTTTGCGCAGCATCCTGGGTGAAATTCCTTCTCTAGCAGGATCAGTGGAACTTGGCGATCATCTTGAAATTGGCTATTTCGAGCAGGAGATGAAGACGGAATCGAATCGCACTTGTTTGGAAGAGGTGTGGGACGAATTCCCGCATTTCACGCAGTATGAAGTGCGTGCGGCGTTGGCGCGATGCGGTTTGACAACGAAGCATATCGAGAGCAAAGTGAAAGTACTGAGCGGAGGAGAACGGGCGAAAGTCCGCCTCTGCAAACTTATCAACCGGGAAACGAATCTGCTCGTTCTCGACGAACCGACGAATCATCTCGACGTCGACGCGAAAGCTGAATTGAAACGCGCGTTGAAGGAGTATAAGGGCAGTGTTTTACTTATTTCACATGAGCCTGATTTCTATGAAGGCGTCGTTACGGATGTGTGGAACGGGGAAAATTGGACGACCAAAATGTTTTAA
- a CDS encoding small, acid-soluble spore protein tlp codes for MPGITPRPNDPADKEERLNKTVSNQYAANQAAKTAEGAELASIKAKNARREEIIDELTEELDRGK; via the coding sequence ATGCCAGGAATCACACCACGCCCGAATGATCCAGCCGATAAGGAAGAGCGGTTGAATAAGACGGTCAGCAATCAGTATGCTGCGAATCAAGCGGCAAAAACAGCAGAAGGCGCAGAGTTAGCTTCCATTAAAGCAAAGAATGCACGCCGCGAAGAGATTATCGATGAATTGACAGAGGAACTTGATAGGGGTAAATAA
- the sigI gene encoding RNA polymerase sigma-I factor codes for MLLSIIQGIFNKKSDTALNELVWKAKTGDEKVMNDLLIAFTPFMKKTASFVCDRFIDESDEEFSIAMVGFHEAVLIYDPEEKASLTTFAHLIMKRRLIDHIRKEAVRHANVLLSIDDDGDAKTCEYAFDKSSFFTYSEERQAAERREEMAEYSRLLAEYGLSFHELAAVSPKHADSRKTAFQIAQIIAETPEFYEHLIENKRLPIKQLEHIVEVSRKTIERHRKYIIAVTLLLNHNFTYLKEYVKGELI; via the coding sequence ATGCTTTTGTCCATCATACAAGGGATTTTCAACAAGAAGTCTGATACAGCATTGAATGAGCTTGTATGGAAGGCGAAGACTGGCGATGAGAAGGTCATGAACGATCTTCTTATCGCATTTACTCCGTTCATGAAAAAGACGGCTTCTTTCGTATGTGATCGATTTATTGACGAGAGTGATGAGGAATTCAGTATTGCGATGGTCGGATTTCACGAGGCGGTTTTGATATACGATCCTGAAGAAAAGGCATCGCTTACGACATTTGCTCACTTGATCATGAAGCGGAGGCTAATCGATCATATCCGAAAAGAAGCAGTGAGGCATGCGAACGTCCTTCTATCCATAGACGATGATGGGGATGCAAAGACCTGCGAATATGCATTTGACAAATCGTCGTTCTTTACCTATTCGGAAGAGCGGCAAGCGGCGGAACGTCGTGAAGAGATGGCTGAATATAGCAGGTTGTTGGCCGAATATGGCTTATCATTTCATGAGCTAGCTGCAGTATCACCGAAACATGCCGATTCTCGAAAGACCGCATTTCAAATCGCCCAGATCATAGCGGAGACGCCAGAATTTTATGAGCATCTCATTGAAAATAAAAGACTGCCAATCAAGCAGTTAGAGCATATTGTTGAAGTTTCTCGAAAAACAATCGAGCGACATCGGAAATACATCATTGCGGTTACCTTGCTGCTGAATCACAATTTTACATACTTAAAGGAATACGTCAAAGGGGAACTCATATGA
- a CDS encoding anti-sigma factor domain-containing protein, whose amino-acid sequence MMRTYRGVVCEKKTTYMVFLTEKGEFLRGVPVGDPPEVGEEAEFTLVAPSFIARRKAKPGFVGAVLVAAAVLFFILSSLIPLNEKVMAYVQLDAGIAMEFGVNREGHVISLRYLKDKRNEEDRLSAWKGQPIQTVLDMAVLELTGNDNKQVSITTIYPTRERAQETRQLIGDAVQEVRARHEEITLQIAESSPEERKVANKKNMSIHQFQSLESKKKKHPVKNVNPGEKKPVQPHNDTLQKPKKDIVPPSHSQQQKMEKEKGRPHKSEDQQGPPAEKSKNKPDKGRSEKVPPHADQQGPPSHSSSVDNQSKDNQGPPAKQHKDSPSNTNKQIPQNNK is encoded by the coding sequence ATGATGCGGACATATAGAGGCGTTGTTTGCGAAAAGAAAACTACATATATGGTGTTCCTGACGGAGAAAGGCGAATTTCTGCGCGGAGTTCCGGTTGGGGACCCTCCTGAAGTTGGGGAGGAAGCTGAGTTCACGCTCGTTGCTCCATCTTTTATTGCCAGAAGAAAGGCGAAGCCGGGGTTCGTCGGAGCTGTACTGGTTGCAGCTGCTGTACTATTTTTCATTCTGTCTTCATTAATTCCGTTGAATGAAAAAGTGATGGCGTACGTACAACTGGATGCGGGCATAGCGATGGAATTTGGAGTGAACCGGGAAGGACATGTCATTTCCTTGCGATATTTAAAGGATAAGCGGAATGAAGAGGATCGCCTATCAGCATGGAAGGGGCAGCCCATCCAAACCGTATTGGACATGGCCGTGTTGGAATTAACGGGGAACGACAACAAGCAGGTAAGTATTACGACCATCTATCCAACCCGTGAAAGGGCACAGGAGACGCGTCAGCTGATTGGTGACGCCGTGCAGGAAGTCCGCGCCAGGCATGAAGAAATCACCTTGCAAATTGCGGAGAGTTCGCCAGAGGAAAGAAAAGTGGCAAACAAGAAGAACATGTCGATCCATCAATTCCAATCGCTCGAGAGTAAAAAGAAAAAGCATCCTGTAAAGAATGTGAATCCGGGTGAGAAGAAACCGGTTCAGCCTCACAATGATACTTTGCAAAAACCGAAGAAGGATATCGTCCCTCCTTCTCATTCGCAACAGCAGAAGATGGAGAAGGAAAAGGGTCGTCCACATAAATCGGAAGATCAACAAGGTCCACCTGCAGAAAAGTCTAAGAACAAACCGGACAAAGGGCGAAGTGAAAAGGTGCCGCCTCATGCGGATCAGCAAGGACCACCGTCTCATTCGTCATCGGTCGATAACCAAAGTAAAGACAATCAAGGACCACCTGCAAAACAACATAAGGATAGTCCATCAAATACTAACAAACAGATTCCGCAAAATAACAAATGA